A genomic segment from Verrucomicrobiaceae bacterium encodes:
- a CDS encoding tetratricopeptide repeat protein → MGWLCLRHVILRRGLDDLDESNCDEATLARLICLAEEEGNPSDLLKLARIYSYKKEWEKLLDAFEKLVASRRATQEQQATANFYAGIAFCETGRLNEAISAYKISVESTQREDLKAWAHYNLGTTLAQAGFTLESVSEFTKLLELKSPPLDPLYQGLVNRGSALMDLGRVSEALEDFDRVINAADAPREQKATALVNRGVVEGTKLDLDAALKTSSQVLAMLGIPQGIRARAAFLSCMTLNESGRPKEFCNDLFEVLENTDMPTVREILVPNHQIVSIALIRAIHDQPVRAWPVAISRVIGSFSRLGYLPSLGRSLISHLGELDWLHRSHEALDFWISCWRDASAKLDASARAVMAIPLRWLSAGIEYLKAHDENILLSLPLEERRILRAVLKSPPETQP, encoded by the coding sequence ATGGGATGGCTGTGTCTCCGACATGTAATTTTGCGCAGAGGATTAGACGATCTGGATGAATCAAATTGTGACGAAGCTACGCTGGCACGGCTTATTTGTCTCGCCGAAGAAGAAGGCAATCCTTCTGATTTACTAAAACTGGCCAGAATCTACTCTTATAAGAAGGAGTGGGAAAAGCTTCTTGATGCGTTTGAAAAGTTGGTCGCATCCCGCCGAGCAACACAGGAGCAGCAAGCGACCGCAAATTTTTATGCAGGTATCGCATTTTGCGAAACTGGCAGGCTAAATGAAGCAATCTCAGCCTACAAAATATCAGTCGAGTCCACTCAACGCGAAGACCTGAAAGCCTGGGCGCACTATAATCTTGGAACCACACTCGCCCAGGCTGGCTTCACCCTTGAATCTGTCTCTGAGTTTACAAAATTGCTCGAACTGAAGTCTCCACCTCTAGATCCCTTGTATCAAGGACTGGTAAACCGAGGCAGTGCGTTGATGGACCTAGGAAGGGTGAGTGAAGCTCTGGAAGATTTTGATCGAGTGATAAATGCTGCCGATGCACCCAGAGAGCAAAAAGCGACAGCTTTAGTCAATCGCGGTGTTGTAGAAGGAACGAAGCTCGACTTGGACGCCGCCCTCAAGACTTCCTCACAGGTGCTTGCAATGCTAGGTATCCCACAGGGAATAAGGGCACGTGCAGCTTTCCTGAGTTGTATGACCTTAAATGAGTCAGGAAGGCCCAAGGAGTTTTGCAATGACCTATTTGAAGTCCTAGAAAACACGGATATGCCCACTGTCCGCGAAATCCTTGTTCCAAATCACCAAATCGTGAGCATCGCGCTGATTCGCGCTATCCATGACCAGCCAGTTCGCGCATGGCCTGTAGCGATTTCGAGAGTGATTGGCAGTTTTTCCCGCCTTGGCTATCTGCCAAGTTTAGGGCGCTCATTAATTAGCCATTTGGGCGAATTAGACTGGCTGCATCGTAGTCATGAGGCATTGGATTTCTGGATTTCGTGCTGGCGTGATGCATCTGCAAAGCTGGATGCTAGCGCCAGAGCGGTGATGGCTATCCCGTTGCGATGGCTTTCCGCAGGCATCGAATACTTGAAGGCCCACGACGAAAACATCCTCCTTTCGTTGCCCCTCGAGGAACGTCGCATCCTTCGTGCTGTCCTCAAATCCCCCCCCGAAACCCAGCCATGA
- a CDS encoding sulfatase-like hydrolase/transferase: MLTRLCLFAAVLLTVPLFAAPPNVVVLLADDAGWGDYSINGNTNLQTPHIDKLARGGASFDRFFVCALCAPTRAEFLTGRYHSRGGVLGVSEGQERLNTDEKTVADHFKASGYATGIFGKWHNGSQWPYHPNARGFDEFIGYTSGHWGEYFDPPLEKNGTLFKAKGFIVDVLVEHALGFLERNRERPFFCYIPLTTPHSPFSVPDRHWDKFKDSPVKLRGADGDAEDLQVTRTVLAMLDNIDMNVGRVLEKLTQLQLTENTIVVYFNDNGPNSARWNGGMKGKKGVTDEGGVRSVCYIRWPAKIKAGTQLTQISGAIDLLPTLTALAGVPAESAKPLDGWDWSPELLGLGVRRPSRTIMNYNGGRLSVRTQSHRLDASGALFNMETDPLQKTDIAAAQPAITAELSAAATNWHREVFGRPYAAAPADGKKKGKAKGGARMPDDRPYPVGYAEFPITMLPARDGKAHGGIQRSSGAPNCSYFVHWNSKEDSMTWDIDVHTAGEYAVSIDYACPEADVGSTIELSLGEAKTSTQVTPGWYPPLHDDQDRVPRKGESIMRDFKTLTLPPLRLPAGRGLLTLRALEIPAASVAEIRRVTLTLKK; the protein is encoded by the coding sequence ATGCTGACCCGACTCTGCCTTTTTGCTGCTGTATTGCTCACAGTGCCGCTTTTTGCCGCGCCACCGAATGTCGTCGTGCTGCTAGCCGATGACGCAGGCTGGGGCGATTACTCCATCAACGGCAACACGAACCTCCAGACGCCGCACATCGACAAGTTGGCCCGTGGAGGGGCTAGTTTTGACCGTTTCTTCGTCTGCGCTCTGTGTGCACCGACTCGGGCGGAATTCCTCACCGGACGCTATCACAGCCGTGGTGGCGTGCTCGGTGTCTCCGAGGGCCAGGAACGACTCAATACCGATGAAAAGACCGTGGCAGACCATTTTAAGGCCAGCGGCTATGCCACGGGCATCTTCGGAAAATGGCATAATGGCAGCCAGTGGCCCTATCACCCGAACGCACGCGGTTTTGACGAATTCATCGGCTACACCAGCGGGCATTGGGGTGAGTACTTCGATCCGCCGCTGGAGAAAAATGGCACGTTGTTCAAGGCGAAGGGCTTCATCGTCGATGTGCTCGTCGAGCATGCGCTGGGCTTCTTGGAGCGGAATCGCGAGCGGCCCTTTTTTTGCTACATCCCGCTCACTACACCGCACTCGCCCTTTAGCGTGCCAGATCGGCATTGGGATAAGTTTAAAGACAGCCCTGTGAAACTGCGCGGAGCCGATGGCGATGCGGAGGACTTGCAAGTCACCCGCACCGTGCTCGCCATGCTCGACAACATCGACATGAACGTCGGTCGCGTGCTGGAAAAGCTCACGCAGCTCCAACTCACGGAAAACACCATTGTCGTGTATTTCAACGACAACGGCCCCAACAGCGCTCGCTGGAACGGCGGCATGAAGGGCAAAAAAGGCGTCACGGATGAAGGTGGCGTGCGCAGCGTTTGCTACATCCGCTGGCCCGCGAAAATCAAAGCTGGGACCCAGCTCACCCAAATCAGCGGTGCCATCGACCTGCTGCCCACGCTCACTGCCTTGGCCGGGGTGCCCGCAGAGAGTGCAAAGCCACTCGATGGCTGGGATTGGTCCCCGGAGCTGCTGGGGCTGGGCGTGCGGCGGCCCTCACGCACCATCATGAACTACAACGGCGGTCGTCTCAGTGTGCGCACGCAGTCACACCGGCTCGATGCCTCTGGGGCTCTCTTTAACATGGAGACCGATCCTTTGCAGAAGACCGACATCGCCGCTGCACAGCCTGCCATCACGGCAGAACTCAGCGCCGCAGCGACGAATTGGCACCGCGAGGTCTTTGGGCGTCCTTATGCCGCTGCACCCGCTGATGGAAAAAAGAAGGGGAAGGCCAAAGGTGGTGCCAGGATGCCCGATGACCGTCCTTATCCCGTCGGTTACGCCGAATTCCCCATCACCATGCTGCCTGCACGCGATGGCAAAGCCCACGGTGGCATCCAGCGCAGCTCAGGGGCACCGAACTGCTCCTATTTCGTGCATTGGAATTCAAAAGAGGACTCCATGACCTGGGACATCGACGTGCATACCGCTGGCGAGTACGCTGTCAGCATCGACTACGCCTGCCCAGAGGCCGATGTGGGCTCCACCATCGAGTTGAGCCTCGGAGAGGCCAAAACGAGCACTCAAGTCACTCCCGGCTGGTATCCGCCCCTGCACGACGACCAAGACCGCGTCCCGCGCAAAGGCGAAAGCATCATGCGTGACTTCAAAACGCTCACCCTACCGCCTCTGCGGCTCCCCGCAGGTCGCGGGCTGCTGACGCTGCGTGCTCTCGAGATCCCCGCTGCCAGCGTGGCGGAGATCCGCCGCGTTACACTCACGCTGAAGAAGTAG
- a CDS encoding TatD family hydrolase: MNYIEPHGHMVSRTTDDYERMALAGCQAICEPAFWAGFDRASADGFYDYFRQITEYEPKRAAKFGIKHFCWLCINPKEAEDMKLAEEVIALIPQFIDKPGVLGIGEIGLNKNSRNELKIFEQHVQVAQDYDQLVLIHTPHLEDKLKGTRLIVDALKNFPKIKPERVIIDHVEEHTIDHVLDHGFWAGITLYPESKCTQHRAIDMLEHRHAERIWMNSACDWGISDPLAVPKTMQAMRHRGWPPEMIQRVAWDNPRAFMGQCEKFTL; the protein is encoded by the coding sequence ATGAACTACATCGAACCCCACGGCCACATGGTCAGCCGCACCACCGACGACTACGAGCGTATGGCACTCGCAGGCTGCCAGGCCATCTGCGAGCCCGCCTTCTGGGCCGGTTTTGACCGCGCCAGCGCCGACGGCTTCTACGACTACTTCCGCCAGATCACCGAGTACGAGCCCAAGCGTGCCGCCAAATTCGGCATCAAGCACTTCTGCTGGCTCTGCATCAACCCGAAGGAGGCCGAGGACATGAAACTCGCCGAAGAAGTCATCGCCCTCATCCCGCAGTTCATCGACAAGCCCGGCGTGCTCGGCATCGGCGAGATCGGCCTCAACAAAAACAGCCGCAACGAGCTCAAAATCTTCGAGCAGCACGTCCAGGTGGCGCAGGACTACGATCAGCTCGTGCTCATCCACACCCCGCACCTGGAAGACAAGCTCAAAGGCACCCGCCTCATCGTCGATGCGCTGAAAAACTTCCCCAAGATCAAACCCGAGCGAGTCATCATCGACCACGTCGAGGAGCACACCATTGATCACGTCCTCGATCACGGCTTCTGGGCCGGCATCACCCTCTACCCCGAGAGCAAGTGCACCCAGCACCGCGCCATCGACATGCTGGAGCACCGCCACGCCGAGCGCATCTGGATGAACAGCGCCTGCGACTGGGGCATCAGCGACCCCCTAGCCGTCCCCAAGACCATGCAAGCCATGCGCCACCGCGGCTGGCCCCCCGAAATGATCCAACGCGTCGCCTGGGACAATCCACGAGCCTTCATGGGCCAGTGTGAGAAGTTCACGCTCTAA
- the moeB gene encoding molybdopterin-synthase adenylyltransferase MoeB, with amino-acid sequence MTDLSTDELRRYARHLAIPEFGIEGQRRLRGSRVLCIGAGGLGSPITMYLAAAGIGGLGLVDPDVVEMSNLQRQILFGQRDLGKKKLEAARERLLDLNPHVDVQLYPERFTAANAMRIAADYDVIIDGTDNFPTRYLSNDVAVWLRKPNVYGSILRFDGQVSVFAPHLGGPCYRCMCPQPPPPGLVPSCAEGGVLGVLPGIIGSMQALEAIKLLTSTGQPLVGRLLHLDTLSMRTRVLNLRRDPDCPVCGQNPSITQPIDYEGFCGIPKVPASTSPEPSMTVHELKQLRDAGDDHFLLDVREPHEQSICRIEGATLIPLGELDNRTAELPKGKRILVHCKSGGRSARAVSRLRELGFENVWNISGGIIAWAREIDPKMAEY; translated from the coding sequence ATGACAGACCTCAGTACTGACGAATTGCGCCGTTATGCGCGGCACCTCGCGATTCCCGAATTCGGGATCGAGGGGCAGCGTCGTCTGCGCGGATCGCGGGTGCTGTGCATCGGTGCAGGCGGTTTAGGCTCGCCCATCACGATGTATTTGGCGGCAGCGGGCATCGGTGGGCTAGGCCTGGTCGATCCTGATGTGGTGGAGATGAGCAATCTCCAGCGCCAGATCCTCTTCGGACAGCGTGATCTAGGTAAAAAGAAGCTGGAGGCCGCCCGCGAGCGCCTGCTGGACCTCAATCCGCATGTCGATGTGCAGCTTTACCCGGAGCGCTTCACGGCGGCCAATGCCATGCGCATCGCTGCGGACTACGATGTCATCATTGATGGCACAGACAATTTCCCCACGCGCTATCTGAGCAATGACGTGGCTGTCTGGCTGCGCAAGCCGAACGTCTATGGCAGCATCCTGCGCTTTGATGGGCAGGTGAGTGTCTTTGCTCCGCACCTGGGAGGGCCATGTTATCGCTGCATGTGTCCACAGCCGCCGCCGCCGGGTCTGGTGCCTAGTTGTGCTGAAGGGGGCGTGCTCGGGGTGCTGCCGGGTATCATCGGGAGCATGCAGGCGCTGGAGGCCATCAAGCTGCTCACCAGCACCGGCCAGCCGCTCGTGGGCAGACTGCTTCATCTCGATACTCTGAGCATGCGCACACGTGTGCTGAATCTGCGCCGTGATCCAGACTGCCCGGTCTGTGGTCAGAATCCATCCATCACCCAACCCATCGACTACGAAGGCTTTTGCGGCATTCCCAAAGTGCCTGCATCGACCTCCCCCGAACCCTCTATGACCGTTCACGAACTCAAACAGCTCCGCGATGCCGGAGACGACCATTTTCTCCTCGATGTGCGCGAGCCGCACGAGCAATCCATCTGCCGCATCGAAGGTGCCACCCTCATCCCCCTCGGAGAGCTCGATAATCGCACCGCCGAGCTGCCGAAAGGCAAGCGCATCCTCGTCCACTGCAAAAGCGGCGGACGCAGTGCCCGTGCGGTGAGCCGGCTGCGTGAGCTTGGTTTTGAAAATGTGTGGAACATCTCTGGCGGCATCATCGCCTGGGCGCGTGAGATCGACCCCAAGATGGCGGAGTATTGA
- a CDS encoding transposase family protein — MREGYEYRSTKYVEGRVEFHLAVKDQHIECPHCQGREYWRRGKRQRRIKTLPIGPKQVVLVVEVPKCECRGCGKSFEHSPFAPAYSHHSRALARFVCEPEPLHEPARRGTLHTPGLGHGQKHCEGRFGTAL; from the coding sequence GTGCGCGAAGGATACGAGTATCGCAGCACGAAGTATGTGGAGGGCCGGGTGGAGTTCCATCTAGCGGTCAAGGATCAGCACATTGAGTGCCCGCACTGCCAGGGGCGGGAGTATTGGAGGCGCGGCAAAAGGCAGCGACGCATCAAAACCCTGCCCATCGGCCCCAAACAAGTGGTGCTGGTGGTGGAGGTGCCCAAATGCGAGTGTCGTGGCTGTGGCAAAAGCTTCGAGCACTCCCCCTTTGCTCCCGCCTACAGCCACCACAGCCGCGCCCTAGCTCGATTCGTCTGCGAGCCTGAGCCGCTTCATGAGCCTGCAAGACGTGGCACGCTTCACACACCTGGGTTGGGACACGGTCAAAAGCATTGTGAAGGCCGATTTGGCACGGCGCTTTGA
- a CDS encoding winged helix-turn-helix transcriptional regulator translates to MPARKTFDCLSAMRALGEPTRLRLVRQLIAGAKPVTELCEALEVTPYNVSKHLRVLKEAGLLEVEKQGQQRIYALAAAFREKLSNNAKTLDLGCCQFHFDKLPE, encoded by the coding sequence ATGCCTGCCCGCAAAACCTTCGACTGCCTTAGCGCCATGCGTGCGCTGGGTGAGCCGACGCGTCTGCGCCTCGTGCGCCAACTCATCGCGGGAGCGAAGCCCGTGACCGAGCTGTGCGAAGCGCTCGAAGTCACGCCCTACAACGTTTCCAAGCACCTCCGCGTGCTGAAAGAAGCCGGACTCCTCGAAGTCGAGAAACAAGGCCAGCAGCGCATCTACGCCCTCGCCGCCGCCTTTCGTGAGAAGCTCTCGAACAACGCCAAGACGCTCGATCTCGGCTGCTGCCAGTTTCATTTCGACAAGCTGCCGGAGTAG
- the arsA gene encoding arsenical pump-driving ATPase has product MNLPTYQPDAATSTRFLFFTGKGGVGKTSLSCATALRLVEAGKRVLLVSTDPASNLDEVLETKLTNAPTPIVGAPGLDALNINPVAAAAAYRERLIGPMRGLLPEAALRSMEEQLSGSCTVEIAAFDEFSGLIGDPNAAKAYDHVIFDTAPTGHTLRLMSLAKAWDQFLDKNTSGTSCLGPLAGLEKQRGIYEATVNTLADATATTLVLVSRPQLSALREAERTSKELRALGIANQCLVINGVFVGANASLRSDGPALPKPRSGERAYTADPIAQAMQQRGEDALSASQPFIGSMPSFVVPLRSINILGIGGLKVLLSDEADAVANAAFSSWQPPEMQSLADLVSGIEQQGHGVIMTMGKGGVGKTTVAAAIAVLLAKRGHRVHLSTTDPAAHIAQTLAGQVEGLTTSKIDPAAETAAYTAEVMANQGSQMDAAGRSLLEEDLRSPCTEEIAVFRAFAREVGQGTKRFVVLDTAPTGHTLLLLDASEAYQRELERQARSTQPEEVLKLLEHLRDPAFTHILLITLPEATPVHEAAALQADLRRARIEPYAWVINQSLLHSGSCDPLLQRREHSEHRYIDEVVEKQATRTAWLPWQAEEPIGPEALVHLAMACLHETSVC; this is encoded by the coding sequence ATGAACCTGCCCACTTACCAGCCTGATGCCGCCACTTCGACACGCTTCCTCTTTTTCACCGGCAAAGGCGGCGTGGGCAAAACCTCACTCTCATGCGCCACGGCGCTGCGACTCGTCGAGGCGGGCAAACGCGTCCTTTTGGTGAGCACGGACCCGGCATCGAACCTCGATGAGGTGCTCGAAACAAAGCTCACGAACGCGCCCACGCCCATCGTGGGTGCGCCGGGCCTCGATGCGCTGAACATCAATCCCGTGGCCGCTGCGGCGGCGTATCGCGAGCGTTTGATCGGCCCCATGCGCGGCCTGCTGCCGGAGGCGGCGCTGCGCAGCATGGAGGAGCAGCTTTCCGGCTCCTGCACGGTGGAGATCGCGGCGTTTGACGAGTTCTCCGGCCTCATCGGTGATCCGAATGCCGCGAAGGCTTATGACCACGTCATCTTCGACACTGCGCCCACCGGCCACACCTTGCGGCTCATGAGCCTGGCGAAGGCCTGGGACCAGTTTCTCGACAAAAACACCAGCGGCACGTCCTGCCTCGGACCGCTGGCCGGATTGGAAAAGCAGCGCGGCATTTACGAAGCCACGGTGAACACGCTCGCCGATGCCACCGCGACCACGCTGGTGCTCGTGAGCCGTCCGCAACTCTCCGCGCTGCGTGAGGCCGAACGCACCTCGAAGGAACTGCGTGCGCTCGGCATCGCGAATCAATGCCTCGTCATCAATGGTGTGTTTGTAGGCGCAAACGCCAGTTTGCGGTCTGACGGCCCCGCGTTGCCCAAACCGCGTTCTGGCGAACGCGCCTACACGGCCGATCCCATCGCACAAGCCATGCAGCAGCGTGGTGAGGACGCCTTGAGTGCCTCGCAGCCTTTCATTGGCAGCATGCCCAGCTTTGTGGTGCCGCTGCGCTCCATCAACATCCTCGGCATCGGCGGATTGAAGGTGCTTTTGAGCGATGAAGCCGATGCGGTGGCGAATGCGGCTTTCTCATCGTGGCAGCCGCCGGAGATGCAAAGCCTCGCTGATCTCGTCAGCGGCATCGAGCAGCAAGGTCACGGCGTCATCATGACGATGGGCAAAGGCGGCGTGGGCAAAACGACCGTCGCCGCCGCCATCGCCGTGTTACTCGCGAAACGTGGTCACCGCGTGCATCTCAGCACCACCGATCCCGCCGCGCACATTGCGCAAACGCTCGCCGGACAGGTGGAGGGCCTCACGACGAGTAAAATCGATCCCGCGGCCGAAACTGCCGCCTACACTGCGGAAGTCATGGCCAATCAAGGTTCGCAAATGGATGCCGCAGGCCGCTCCTTGCTCGAAGAAGACCTGCGCTCGCCCTGCACGGAGGAGATCGCCGTGTTCCGCGCCTTTGCCCGCGAGGTGGGACAAGGCACGAAACGCTTTGTCGTGCTCGACACCGCGCCCACCGGCCACACGCTGCTGCTTCTCGATGCCAGCGAGGCCTACCAACGCGAACTTGAGCGCCAAGCCCGCAGCACACAACCCGAGGAAGTGCTGAAACTCCTCGAACACCTGCGCGATCCCGCCTTCACGCACATCCTGCTCATCACCCTGCCCGAGGCCACGCCCGTGCACGAGGCCGCCGCCCTCCAGGCCGATCTCCGCCGCGCCCGCATCGAGCCCTACGCGTGGGTCATCAATCAAAGCCTGCTCCACAGCGGCTCCTGCGATCCCTTGCTGCAACGTCGCGAGCACTCCGAGCATCGCTACATCGACGAAGTCGTCGAAAAACAAGCCACCCGCACCGCCTGGCTGCCGTGGCAGGCCGAGGAGCCCATCGGGCCGGAGGCGCTGGTGCATCTGGCAATGGCGTGCCTGCACGAAACGTCTGTTTGTTGA
- a CDS encoding tetratricopeptide repeat protein, which translates to MNRILLSYLALALLLPAFAAEPVSTTPKLEILNKQIERNPNDAKAHSNRGYVLALLGRKEEARKDLKKAVELQDDAPMRNRAGWAYFNMGDYADAVRECEASAKLSDHGAHYDYYSLVLGYWGTGDTKRALENYAKAVEKDPRLGEYKSLNERTAEWTPLERQAMHETYVLWSKAWRP; encoded by the coding sequence ATGAACCGAATTCTTCTTTCCTACCTCGCTCTCGCCCTCCTTTTGCCTGCTTTTGCCGCTGAGCCTGTTTCGACCACACCGAAGCTCGAAATTCTGAACAAGCAGATCGAGCGTAACCCGAACGACGCCAAGGCTCATTCGAACCGCGGCTATGTGCTGGCGCTTCTTGGACGAAAAGAGGAGGCGCGGAAGGATTTAAAGAAGGCGGTCGAGTTGCAGGACGACGCACCGATGCGCAACCGCGCGGGTTGGGCGTATTTCAACATGGGCGACTACGCGGATGCGGTACGCGAGTGTGAAGCGTCAGCGAAGCTCAGCGATCACGGTGCTCATTACGACTATTACTCGCTGGTACTCGGCTACTGGGGCACGGGCGACACGAAGCGGGCGCTGGAGAACTACGCGAAGGCCGTCGAGAAAGATCCGCGCCTAGGCGAATACAAGTCACTCAACGAACGCACCGCCGAGTGGACGCCGCTGGAGCGCCAGGCTATGCACGAGACGTATGTGCTCTGGAGCAAGGCTTGGCGGCCTTGA
- the arsD gene encoding arsenite efflux transporter metallochaperone ArsD has protein sequence MKTIQVFDPPMCCSTGICGPNIDPDLVNFAASLSQLANMGVKIERQNLGQQPMAFAKNAAVKALLEKEGTTVLPVIFIDGEVYMKGRYPNHDERPVFFRTVLGIEEAKS, from the coding sequence ATGAAAACCATCCAGGTCTTTGATCCGCCCATGTGCTGCTCCACCGGTATCTGCGGTCCGAATATTGATCCTGATCTCGTGAACTTCGCGGCATCGCTGTCGCAACTAGCGAACATGGGGGTCAAAATCGAGCGCCAGAACCTGGGGCAGCAGCCGATGGCCTTTGCGAAGAACGCGGCGGTGAAGGCTCTGCTGGAAAAAGAAGGCACCACCGTGCTGCCAGTCATCTTTATCGACGGCGAGGTTTATATGAAGGGCCGCTATCCGAACCATGACGAGCGTCCGGTGTTCTTCCGCACGGTGTTGGGCATCGAGGAGGCCAAATCATGA
- a CDS encoding cobalamin biosynthesis protein P47K, protein MIGGFLGAGKTTTVGRLARYLSDQGLKVGLITNDQAGGLVDTKLLRGQGYATEEIAGGCFCCRFNTLVDAASKLTSSTKPDVFIAEPVGSCTDLVATVTYPLRRMYGDAFTIAPLSVLVDPIRARRVFGLDDGGTFSSKVAYIFKKQLEEADIIVISKSDLIDDTQREELRAVLTKEFPLAKVVTASPRQETGLDELFASLMTDEQARRNPMAVDYEVYADGEALLGWLNATVTLKSDDEFEANDFLKKLATHVQGRLQLAGIEIAHFKMTFSPDDGIAGELASINLVRSDYVAELGMELDEPSTGGQLIINLRAEADPASLMEAVKAGVEATAAQFFGLKATLDHEEHFRPGKPTPTHRDS, encoded by the coding sequence ATGATCGGAGGCTTCCTCGGAGCCGGTAAAACGACCACCGTCGGACGGTTGGCGCGGTATTTGAGCGATCAGGGCCTCAAAGTCGGCCTCATCACGAATGATCAGGCGGGTGGCCTCGTGGACACGAAGCTGCTGCGCGGCCAGGGCTATGCGACGGAGGAAATCGCGGGCGGCTGCTTCTGCTGCCGCTTCAACACGCTCGTCGATGCCGCCAGCAAGCTGACGAGCAGCACCAAGCCGGATGTCTTCATCGCGGAGCCGGTGGGGAGCTGCACGGACCTCGTGGCGACGGTGACGTATCCGCTGCGCCGCATGTATGGCGATGCCTTCACCATCGCGCCGCTGAGTGTGCTGGTGGACCCGATCCGCGCCCGCCGTGTGTTCGGTCTCGATGATGGCGGCACCTTCTCCTCCAAAGTGGCCTACATCTTCAAAAAGCAGCTCGAAGAGGCCGACATCATCGTCATCAGCAAAAGCGATCTCATCGACGACACACAACGCGAGGAGCTGCGAGCCGTTTTGACGAAGGAATTCCCGCTCGCGAAGGTCGTCACGGCCTCGCCACGTCAGGAAACCGGTCTCGATGAGCTTTTCGCCAGCCTCATGACCGATGAGCAAGCGCGGCGCAATCCCATGGCCGTCGATTACGAAGTCTATGCCGATGGCGAAGCGCTGCTCGGCTGGCTGAACGCCACCGTCACGCTGAAATCGGATGACGAGTTCGAGGCGAACGACTTCCTCAAAAAGCTCGCCACGCATGTTCAAGGGCGGTTACAGCTCGCAGGCATCGAGATCGCCCATTTCAAGATGACCTTCAGCCCCGACGATGGCATCGCGGGCGAACTGGCGAGCATCAATCTCGTGCGCAGCGACTATGTGGCCGAGCTCGGCATGGAACTCGACGAACCGAGCACTGGCGGCCAGCTCATCATCAATCTGCGTGCCGAGGCAGATCCGGCGTCGCTCATGGAAGCGGTGAAAGCAGGCGTCGAAGCGACTGCGGCGCAATTTTTCGGCCTCAAAGCCACGCTCGATCACGAAGAGCACTTCCGTCCCGGCAAACCGACGCCGACGCATCGGGATAGCTGA
- a CDS encoding ISL3 family transposase, translating to MSLQDVARFTHLGWDTVKSIVKADLARRFEKVEMREVRRIGVDENYLGKKAKYVTLVVDLESGRVLWVGKGRGKEALEGFWERLRRSGAHIEAVACDMSGAYWSAINEHLPDAAIVFDHFHIIKLANEKIDEIRRGLQRTLELTGQKFIKGTRYLLLYGRENLPPDKRPKLEEALAYNEPLSKAYYLKEELRQLWNQPGKEAAQKYLQEWILKAYATAIGPLKQLANTMLTHARQILSYFDHPISSGIMEGLNNKIGRLTRLAYGYRDVDFLHLRIYALHESKDILTGT from the coding sequence ATGAGCCTGCAAGACGTGGCACGCTTCACACACCTGGGTTGGGACACGGTCAAAAGCATTGTGAAGGCCGATTTGGCACGGCGCTTTGAGAAGGTGGAAATGCGCGAAGTCAGGCGCATCGGCGTGGACGAAAACTACCTTGGCAAGAAGGCCAAATACGTCACCCTGGTGGTCGATCTGGAAAGCGGACGCGTGCTTTGGGTGGGCAAAGGACGCGGCAAGGAGGCCCTGGAGGGCTTCTGGGAGCGGCTGCGGCGCAGCGGTGCCCACATTGAGGCGGTGGCCTGCGACATGAGCGGAGCTTACTGGAGCGCCATCAACGAGCACCTGCCTGACGCCGCGATTGTCTTTGATCACTTCCACATCATCAAGCTCGCCAACGAGAAGATCGACGAGATACGGCGCGGTCTGCAGCGCACACTAGAGCTCACCGGACAGAAGTTCATTAAAGGCACGCGCTACCTGCTGCTCTACGGCAGGGAGAATCTGCCGCCGGACAAGCGCCCGAAATTGGAGGAAGCCCTCGCCTACAACGAGCCGCTCTCCAAAGCCTACTATCTCAAAGAGGAGCTACGCCAGCTATGGAACCAGCCGGGCAAGGAGGCAGCGCAAAAGTATCTGCAAGAGTGGATACTCAAAGCCTACGCCACGGCCATCGGGCCGCTCAAGCAGCTCGCCAACACGATGCTGACGCACGCGCGGCAAATACTCAGCTACTTCGACCATCCGATCAGCTCCGGCATCATGGAGGGCCTCAACAACAAAATCGGCCGCCTCACGCGCCTAGCCTACGGCTACCGCGATGTGGACTTCCTCCACCTACGCATCTACGCGCTCCACGAGTCAAAAGACATACTCACCGGCACTTGA